One part of the Sciurus carolinensis chromosome 4, mSciCar1.2, whole genome shotgun sequence genome encodes these proteins:
- the Resf1 gene encoding retroelement silencing factor 1 produces MNWNAKTVGDMLPPPPPYTKSQSSVLQQFLVNQLTTTSQSSFNYPGSNEACMYSSNSNPVSQPVQNIRNYSTPQVSNMHNRTLVASQTSVERITCRTITGPTQPNHNLQMSSGIMQNVWLNSSVRNSMPSHTEATVCHQADVGTNTSNPHTLQSQLVSSDRYSVQLQMNPSNSVRAPVTFQGDRALSQPPSDRQIDWVQQYASNEQTYPDYRPLPKQYSYSPQSFLQDPAVQKQNITPQSFLQDPAVQKQNIMPQSFLQDPAVQKQNMPSTSSQVKNCQFPSLTQTLQSSQTVPVSSYQYPTQTNKRLRPLLPYPCKYGRQPLSNSQHVIKNLPVEVPQSPEVYSSEVKDFNKGFQLLWPNASESLHTTGNFCNLKVHTNVTQPFNEPVRSSVDSAQTLAQNNQEKRMDSCNLASNLIPDTNVTKEKLVRDIKSLVEIKRKFSELARKIRINKNLLMGCTKTTNNSYGEPARQSEFSTQGISAKSDSHCSMELLTTCLNLWKKPPSTTTEEKPSQPSEEKQCNELKTNTTALGISKTAEGDIKVFCSVEGNSQNKRVTPSQETTLPVITQNYDSSGANITKGTELQIAIVSPLILSNVKSLPLKRMTPEALPELVYPVIKEGSICSLQSPMEKNKTVVATVKVDVNSPVASTTISTKAVPLTQKEKQNEATSGDSERMTHISQGKHSSLSDQQTSCKSRDIPVESGDVLLIENICSLVEGDVSYNSQIAKIFSSSALEKVETQNLSSSSYQQVINSRQKEQVDNTTANKDLGFQRHECMQCADVARETTDQSESLQPPGLSSFEHFETNGRIPEESNLEQTIEMESTGKDVCCSPTMIQPSTNPQEKAASNVTTHDSARKEVHDDNTPILYLHDQLSELLKEFPYGIEAMNTRERSVGQKVTGQISQDPTCDKTICDSKDKDSIDQIQITILSTEQMKELFPEEDEPCEVDTQQACEVDKLPESQTEKPIAQKSPCDPQAATAQAPYESIIWDPEKDKIHCCALGWLTTVYEGVPQCQCNSIKSSTPEQEKGKDQSSLETKSCNSEERDVTILAFNVSNNPKMTLPQVTEEKNLSEIHGESIKKTSETKQNCLLGTEPKLPGQFSECDGDKKHTSSAKQDSSLKMGKESNCQFSPKGNKLDGLQSNKRKRKLKFHEVSLHSTNKMTFYEQASQVNQEKRVPQNPRPLQVKTKELHRRNGSSVHSISPEKKKFKFRVGRSKQKHREERKLDQGNILDREIKKEQSDKQEQNKNVGGTHKPCNILSNPNERVSVKEKTVSNTNSDLKHSSTKRIITPKEYLQRQKHKEWMANQTSQKICVNDVPRDSEPSLLPVQVGNCKKPNERPSGSIEASEEPAIVCTSHGKSLKHHRSEKSKMNNSSRTVKERADKMLPHKMCTDKPK; encoded by the coding sequence ATGAATTGGAATGCAAAGACAGTGGGTGATAtgttaccaccaccaccaccatataCTAAAAGCCAGTCATCTGTTCTGCAGCAGTTTTTAGTAAACCAGCTTACCACAACATCTCAAAGTTCTTTCAACTATCCTGGAAGTAATGAAGCATGCATGTATTCCAGCAATTCAAATCCAGTTTCACAACCAGTGCAAAATATCAGAAATTACAGTACTCCTCAGGTTTCTAATATGCATAATAGGACATTGGTGGCCTCACAAACATCAGTAGAAAGGATAACATGTAGAACTATTACAGGACCCACACAACCAAACCATAATTTGCAAATGTCTTCAGGAATTATGCAAAATGTATGGTTGAACTCATCAGTGAGGAATTCCATGCCTTCTCATACAGAGGCAACTGTGTGTCATCAGGCTGATGTTGGAACTAATACATCTAATCCTCATACACTACAGAGTCAGCTTGTATCATCAGATAGGTATTCTGTGCAACTACAAATGAATCCTTCAAATTCTGTAAGAGCTCCTGTAACTTTTCAAGGAGATCGAGCACTTAGCCAACCACCATCAGATCGACAGATTGATTGGGTGCAGCAGTATGCATCGAATGAACAGACCTATCCTGATTACAGACCACTTCCAAAGCAATACTCTTATTCGCCACAAAGCTTTTTGCAAGATCCAGCAGTTCAGAAACAGAACATTACACCACAAAGCTTTTTGCAAGATCCAGCTGTTCAGAAACAAaacattatgccacaaagctttTTGCAAGATCCAGCTGTTCAGAAACAAAACATGCCATCTACATCATCTCAAGTTAAAAACTGTCAGTTTCCCTCATTAACACAGACTTTACAATCATCACAGACTGTGCCTGTGTCCTCTTATCAATATCctacccaaacaaacaaaagactcCGTCCTCTTCTTCCTTACCCCTGCAAATATGGAAGACAGCCTTTGTCAAATTCTCAACATGTTATAAAAAACTTACCTGTGGAAGTTCCTCAGAGTCCTGAAGTGTACTCGTCTGAAGTAAAAGACTTCAATAAAGGCTTTCAATTGCTGTGGCCAAACGCTAGTGAAAGTCTTCACACAACTGGAAATTTCTGTAATTTGAAGGTACATACCAATGTCACACAGCCTTTTAATGAACCAGTTAGATCTTCTGTGGATAGTGCTCAGACTCTTGCTCAAAATAATCAAGAGAAAAGAATGGATTCCTGCAATCTAGCATCAAATCTAATACCGGACACAAATgtcacaaaagaaaagctagtgAGGGATATTAAATCGTTAGTAGAAATTAAAAGGAAGTTTTCAGAACTTGCAAGgaaaattagaattaataaaaatctCCTGATGGGCtgtacaaaaacaacaaataactcTTATGGTGAACCAGCTCGGCAGTCTGAATTCTCAACACAAGGGATATCTGCTAAAAGTGACAGTCACTGTTCCATGGAGTTGCTAACAACGTGTCTTAATCTTTGGAAAAAGCCACCTTCAAcaacaacagaagaaaaacctTCACAACCTTCAGAGGAAAAGCAAtgtaatgaattaaaaacaaacacaactgCACTTGGAATTTCAAAGACTGCAGAAGGTGATATTAAGGTTTTTTGTTCAGTTGAAGGAAATTCTCAGAATAAAAGGGTAACGCCATCCCAAGAAACAACTTTGCCAGTGATAACCCAGAATTATGACTCTTCTGGTGCAAACATAACCAAGGGGACAGAACTTCAGATTGCTATTGTGTCACCCTTAATTCTTTCAAATGTCAAATCATTGCCTCTCAAAAGAATGACACCTGAAGCTTTACCTGAACTGGTGTATCCAGTTATCAAAGAAGGTAGCATTTGTAGCTTACAAAgtccaatggaaaaaaataaaacagtggttGCTACTGTGAAAGTTGATGTTAACAGTCCAGTTGCTAGTACTACAATTTCAACTAAGGCTGTTCCACTAActcagaaggaaaagcagaatgaaGCAACTAGTGGTGATTCAGAACGCATGACTCATATCAGTCAAGGAAAGCACTCTTCTCTGAGTGATCAGCAAACCTCATGTAAATCAAGGGACATTCCTGTTGAGAGTGGTGATGTATTactgattgaaaatatttgttctCTTGTTGAAGGTGATGTATCTTATAATTCTCAAATCGCAAAAATATTCAGCTCTTCTGCTTTGGAAAAAGTTGAGACACAGAACCTCTCTTCATCATCCTACCAGCAAGTGATTAATAGCAGACAAAAAGAACAAGTAGATAACACCACTGCAAATAAGGACCTTGGTTTTCAAAGACACGAATGTATGCAATGCGCAGATGTTGCTCGTGAAACAACTGATCAGTCAGAGTCACTGCAACCTCCAGGGTTGTCATCTTTTGAGCATTTTGAAACAAATGGAAGAATTCCAGAGGAAAGCAATTTAGAACAAACCATTGAAATGGAAAGCACAGGTAAAGATGTGTGTTGTTCACCTACCATGATTCAGCCAAGTACTAACCCTCAGGAAAAGGCAGCCAGCAATGTCACTACCCATGATTCTGCTAGAAAGGAGGTTCACGATGACAACACACCCATCTTGTATCTACATGACCAGCTATCAGAACTTCTGAAAGAGTTTCCCTATGGCATTGAAGCTATGAACACACGTGAAAGATCTGTGGGCCAAAAAGTGACCGGCCAGATCTCACAAGATCCAACTTGTGATAAAACCATTTGTGACTCTAAGGATAAGGATTCCATAGACCAAATACAAATTACAATATTAAGCACAGAGCAGATGAAAGAATTATTTCCTGAAGAGGATGAGCCCTGTGAGGTAGACACGCAGCAAGCCTGTGAGGTAGACAAGTTGCCAGAATCTCAGACAGAGAAGCCTATAGCACAAAAGAGCCCATGTGACCCACAAGCAGCTACTGCACAAGCACCTTATGAATCTATAATATGGGACccagaaaaagacaaaatccaCTGCTGTGCATTGGGTTGGCTTACAACGGTTTATGAAGGAGTGCCCCAGTGTCAGTGTAATTCCATTAAGAGCTCCACCCCGGagcaggagaaagggaaagatcAGAGTTCGTTGGAGACCAAGAGTTGTAACTCAGAAGAGAGAGATGTCACTATCCTTGCATTTAATGTTTCAAATAATCCAAAGATGACTCTTCCTCAGGtgactgaggaaaaaaatttatctgAAATACATGGCGAGAGTATAAAAAAGACATCTGAAACAAAGCAGAACTGTTTGTTGGGGACAGAACCAAAATTACCTGGTCAGTTCTCTGAATGTGATGGTGACAAAAAGCATACATCTAGTGCAAAACAGGACAGCTCcctaaaaatgggaaaagaatcaaattgtCAGTTTTCACCAAAAGGCAACAAACTTGATGGCTTACAaagtaataaaaggaaaagaaagttgaaattCCATGAGGTGTCTTTGCACTCTACTAATAAAATGACGTTTTATGAGCAAGCTTCCCAAGTAAACCAGGAGAAACGTGTACCACAGAACCCTCGTCCACTGCAAGTAAAGACTAAAGAGCTACACAGGAGGAATGGTTCTTCGGTACATTCAATatcaccagaaaagaaaaaatttaagtttagaGTAGGTCGCTCCAAACAAAAAcatagagaagaaaggaagttaGACCAAGGGAACATACTGGATAGGGAGATAAAGAAGGAACAATCTGATAAACaggaacagaataaaaatgtGGGAGGTACACACAAGCCATGTAATATTTTGTCAAATCCTAATGAAAGAGTCAGTGTTAAAGAAAAGACAGTGTCAAACACCAACTCAGACTTGAAGCACAGTTCAACTAAGAGAATTATAACACCGAAGGAATATTTACAAAGGCAGAAGCATAAAGAATGGATGGCCAACCAAACATCCCAGAAGATATGTGTTAATGATGTACCACGTGATTCTGAGCCCAGTCTGCTTCCTGTGCAAGTGGGGAACTGTAAGAAACCAAATGAGAGACCCAGCGGCAGTATAGAGGCCTCTGAAGAACCAGCAATTGTGTGTACCAGCCATGGTAAAAGCCTCAAACACCACCGTTCTGAGAAGTCTAAGATGAACAACAGTTCAAGGACTGTTAAAGAAAGAGCCGATAAAATGCTGCCTCACAAAATGTGCACTGATAAACCAAAGTAG
- the LOC124982471 gene encoding polypyrimidine tract-binding protein 1-like, which translates to MLKGKKQAFIEMNTEEAANNLVNYSTLVTPVLRGHHIYIQFSIHKELKTNSSPIQEQVQAALQAGNLVQSATLASAAAADAGMAMDGQSPVLRIIVKNLFFPVTLGVLYQIFSRFGTVLKIITFIRNTQFQVLLQFADPLSAQHAKQSLHGQNIYHPYCTLFIYFSRLTCLNIKYNNSKSYDYTRPDLPSGGSQPLLDQTMATTFVPGNISASLYAAAGFPPTFAIPQATGLSIPNVPGALAPLAIPGLAGTGNSVLLVSNLNPERVTPRSLFILFGVYGDVHRLKIFFNKENALVQMADGTQALLVMSLLNGQTLHGKPISITLTKHQNVQLPLKDQEDEGLTRDFSNSPLHRFKKPGSKNFHHIFPPSATLCLSHIPPSVTEEDLKVLFSSSGGKVKGFMFFKKYHKMALIQMGSVEEAVQVLIDLHHLDLGKNEHLWISFSKFTSLGQFPGATSIIPEKSHIKKQLK; encoded by the coding sequence ATGCTGAAGGGCAAGAAGCAGGCCTTCATTGAGATGAACACAGAGGAAGCAGCCAACAACCTGGTCAACTACTCCACCTTAGTGACGCCTGTGCTGCGCGGCCATCACATCTACATCCAGTTCTCCATTCACAAGGAGCTCAAGACCAACAGTTCCCCAATCCAAGAGCAGGTCCAGGCGGCTCTGCAGGCGGGGAACTTGGTCCAGTCAGCAACCCTGGCCTCAGCTGCAGCTGCGGATGCAGGAATGGCAATGGATGGGCAGAGCCCTGTGCTCAGGATCATTGTGAAGAATCTTTTCTTCCCTGTAACTCTGGGCGTGCTGTATCAGATCTTCTCCCGGTTTGGCACCGTTCTGAAAATCATCACATTCATCAGGAACACCCAATTCCAGGTGTTACTGCAGTTCGCCGATCCTCTGAGTGCCCAGCATGCCAAGCAGTCGCTGCATGGACAGAACATCTACCACCCCTACTGCACGCTGTTCATCTACTTCTCCAGGCTCACCTGCCTCAACATCAAGTACAACAACAGCAAAAGCTACGACTACACGCGCCCAGACCTGCCCTCTGGGGGCAGCCAGCCTCTGCTGGACCAGACCATGGCCACAACCTTTGTACCTGGTAACATCTCAGCCTCTCTGTATGCAGCAGCTGGCTTCCCTCCCACCTTTGCGATTCCTCAAGCCACAGGTCTTTCCATTCCTAATGTGCCCGGAGCCCTGGCCCCTTTGGCCATCCCAGGCCTGGCAGGGACTGGGAACTCTGTCCTGCTGGTCAGCAACCTCAACCCGGAGAGAGTCACACCCCGaagcctttttattctttttggggTCTATGGGGACGTTCACCGGTTGAAGATCTTCTTCAACAAGGAGAATGCGCTGGTGCAGATGGCAGACGGGACCCAGGCCCTGCTGGTCATGAGCCTCCTAAATGGGCAAACGCTGCATGGGAAGCCTATCAGCATCACATTGACCAAGCACCAGAATGTGCAGCTGCCCCTCAAGGACCAGGAGGACGAGGGCCTCACCAGGGACTTCAGCAACTCCCCACTGCACCGCTTCAAGAAGCCCGGCTCCAAAAACTTCCATCACATCTTCCCGCCCTCTGCCACCTTGTGCCTCTCCCACATCCCGCCTTCCGTAACAGAAGAAGACCTCAAGGTCCTGTTCTCCAGCAGTGGGGGCAAAGTCAAGGGGTTCATGTTCTTCAAAAAGTACCACAAGATGGCACTGATCCAGATGGGCTCTGTGGAGGAGGCAGTGCAGGTGCTCATTGACCTGCACCACCTGGACTTGGGCAAGAACGAACACCTGTGGATCTCCTTCTCCAAGTTCACCTCCTTGGGCCAGTTTCCTGGAGCCACTTCCATCATTCCAGAGAAAAGCCACATTAAGAAGCAGCTGAAGTGA